The following are encoded together in the Rhodothermales bacterium genome:
- a CDS encoding nucleotide sugar dehydrogenase, protein MSAANTPEALQGLLARIDDKTARVGVIGLGYVGLPLAVVFAEAGFQVVGIDVNQRVADGLNAGTSHIEDIPDSRLGPLVEQGLITATTDFSLLAGCDGVSICVPTPLRKTGDPDISYIIAATEQIAEFVHPGMVVVLESTTYPGTTTEIILPALEDRGLKAGEDFFLCFSPERVDPGREDWTTVNTPKVMGGITPACSRAGAALYGAAIETVVPVSSSEAAEMVKLFENTFRSVNIGLANELLLMCDKLGLDAWEIVDAAATKPFGFMKFTPGPGLGGHCIPIDPLYLSWKLRTLNYTARFIDLASEVNTGMPAFWVQRVQDALNDAGKAVNGSRVLVLGVAYKKDISDMRESPALDIIALLQAKGADVVYHDPHVPSFREDGHELTSVDDLDAALASADCTIVVTDHSDYDWDAIAEKARLVVDTRRALKGRPVTA, encoded by the coding sequence ATGTCCGCTGCTAACACGCCCGAAGCGCTCCAGGGCCTCCTCGCCCGTATCGACGACAAGACCGCCCGCGTGGGCGTCATCGGCCTCGGCTACGTCGGCCTCCCGCTTGCCGTCGTCTTCGCCGAGGCGGGGTTTCAGGTCGTCGGCATCGACGTGAATCAGCGCGTCGCCGACGGCCTCAACGCCGGCACGTCGCACATCGAGGACATCCCTGACAGCCGGCTCGGCCCGCTCGTCGAGCAGGGGCTGATCACGGCGACGACCGACTTTAGCCTGCTCGCCGGCTGCGACGGCGTCTCGATCTGCGTCCCGACGCCGCTCCGCAAGACGGGCGACCCCGACATCTCGTACATCATCGCCGCCACCGAGCAGATTGCCGAGTTCGTCCACCCCGGCATGGTCGTCGTCCTCGAGAGCACGACGTACCCCGGCACGACGACGGAGATCATCCTGCCGGCGCTCGAAGACCGCGGCCTCAAGGCGGGCGAGGACTTCTTCCTCTGCTTCTCGCCCGAGCGCGTCGATCCCGGCCGCGAGGACTGGACGACGGTGAACACGCCGAAGGTGATGGGCGGCATCACGCCCGCGTGCTCCCGCGCCGGCGCCGCGCTCTACGGGGCTGCCATTGAGACCGTCGTCCCGGTATCGAGCTCGGAGGCGGCCGAGATGGTGAAGCTGTTCGAGAACACGTTCCGCTCCGTCAACATCGGCCTCGCGAATGAGCTGCTGCTGATGTGCGACAAGCTCGGGCTCGACGCGTGGGAGATCGTCGACGCGGCGGCGACGAAGCCGTTCGGGTTCATGAAGTTCACGCCCGGCCCTGGCCTCGGCGGCCACTGCATCCCGATCGACCCGCTCTACCTCTCGTGGAAGCTCCGCACGCTCAACTACACGGCGCGCTTCATCGACCTCGCGAGCGAGGTGAACACGGGGATGCCGGCGTTCTGGGTGCAGCGCGTGCAGGACGCGCTCAACGACGCGGGCAAGGCCGTCAACGGCAGCCGCGTGCTCGTGCTCGGGGTGGCGTACAAGAAGGACATCTCGGACATGCGCGAGAGCCCGGCCCTCGACATCATCGCGCTCCTGCAAGCGAAGGGCGCCGACGTGGTCTACCACGATCCCCACGTCCCGAGCTTCCGCGAGGACGGCCACGAACTCACCTCCGTCGACGACCTCGACGCTGCCCTCGCCTCGGCCGACTGCACGATCGTCGTCACCGATCACTCGGATTACGATTGGGACGCGATCGCGGAGAAGGCGCGCCTCGTCGTCGACACACGTCGGGCGCTCAAGGGCAGGCCGGTTACGGCATAG
- the rfbB gene encoding dTDP-glucose 4,6-dehydratase: MHAVPNTLLVTGGAGFIGSALVRHLIRHTDYHVVNVDKLTYAGNLESLAAVEDDPRYTFEQVDICDAGAVARLFATYRPVGVLHLAAESHVDRSIDGPAAFVQTNLVGTFTLLDAARAYWKELGETEREAFRFLHVSTDEVYGALGDEGLFTEETPYDPSSPYSASKAGSDHLARAWHRTYGLPVLVTNCSNNYGPFQFPEKLVPVVILKALDGQPIPVYGEGKNVRDWLFVEDHVEALVAVLERGTPGETYNVGGLNEQTNLDVVHAICGLMDELHPDGAPHADLITFVTDRPGHDWRYAIDASKIERELGWTPRETFETGLRKTVRWYLDNATWCERVRSGKYRMERLGTTA; encoded by the coding sequence ATGCATGCAGTCCCCAACACGCTCCTCGTCACCGGCGGGGCCGGCTTTATCGGCTCGGCGCTGGTGCGCCACCTCATCCGGCACACGGACTACCACGTCGTCAACGTCGACAAGCTGACGTACGCGGGCAACCTGGAATCTCTCGCGGCGGTGGAGGACGATCCGCGCTACACGTTCGAGCAGGTCGACATCTGCGACGCCGGCGCTGTGGCGCGGCTCTTCGCGACGTATCGGCCGGTCGGCGTGCTGCACCTCGCGGCCGAGAGTCACGTGGACCGCTCGATCGACGGGCCCGCCGCGTTCGTGCAGACGAACCTCGTCGGGACGTTCACGCTGCTCGACGCGGCGCGGGCTTATTGGAAAGAGCTGGGAGAGACGGAGCGCGAGGCGTTCCGATTCCTCCACGTCTCCACCGACGAGGTGTACGGCGCCCTCGGCGACGAAGGGCTCTTCACGGAGGAGACGCCCTACGATCCGTCGTCGCCGTATTCCGCGTCGAAGGCCGGGAGCGACCACCTTGCCCGGGCGTGGCACCGGACCTACGGGCTCCCCGTCCTCGTCACGAACTGCTCGAATAACTACGGCCCATTCCAGTTTCCCGAGAAGCTGGTCCCGGTCGTGATCCTGAAGGCGCTCGACGGGCAGCCGATCCCGGTCTACGGCGAGGGGAAGAACGTGCGCGACTGGCTCTTCGTGGAGGACCACGTAGAGGCGCTCGTGGCCGTGCTGGAGCGGGGCACGCCGGGGGAGACGTACAACGTGGGCGGCCTCAACGAGCAGACGAACCTCGACGTAGTCCACGCGATCTGTGGGCTCATGGACGAACTCCACCCTGACGGCGCGCCCCACGCCGACCTCATCACCTTCGTCACCGACCGCCCTGGCCACGACTGGCGCTACGCCATCGACGCCTCGAAGATCGAGCGGGAGCTGGGCTGGACGCCGCGCGAGACGTTCGAGACGGGGCTGCGCAAGACCGTCCGGTGGTACCTCGACAACGCGACGTGGTGCGAGCGCGTCCGCTCGGGCAAGTACCGGATGGAGCGGCTCGGTACAACCGCTTAA
- a CDS encoding ABC transporter ATP-binding protein: MPSLFRQLSSLFNRRERGQLAILAVALVVRAGVEMVGVGSIAPFMSVVADPSVVQSNDWLRAAYEAFGFTSTTAFLAALGVAVVVVLAVSNAFSALALWGMLRFSWGTHHRLSNRLLRGYLAQPYSFFVERNSAAFSKTILTEVQQVITGVLTPVLNITARSLVVLALVGLLIVLDPMLALVIVLVLGGAYGGLYTLVKAKQRQLGRERVVANQERFKVTAEAFGGIKDVKVLGREGAFTSRFAPASWTFSKAVASNATLTQLPRYLFETVAFGGIVMIVLYYLQAGQGLAQILPTISLYAFAGYRLLPELQQLFSGVASIRFNRAALDDLTNDLDRFVPLSMAADAGELPFEEAIRFEDVTFRYPEADRPALRSVSLSVPRNQTIGLVGVSGSGKTTLVDLLLGLYTPEVGRIFVDDTPLMVSNLGAWRQQIGYVPQQIFLCDDSIAQNIAFGVPEGQMELERVERAARIAHLHEFITSLPEGYGTVVGERGVRLSGGQRQRIGIARALYHDPEVLVMDEATSALDGATENAVMEAMRELGGRKTIVLIAHRLSTVADCDRIYLLDQGQVRDQGTYEDLALSSSAFRSMANLSTVGSA, translated from the coding sequence TTGCCCTCGCTCTTCCGTCAGCTCAGCAGCCTGTTCAACCGCCGCGAGCGGGGGCAGCTTGCGATTCTCGCCGTAGCGCTCGTAGTGCGGGCGGGAGTAGAGATGGTGGGCGTGGGGAGCATCGCGCCATTCATGAGCGTGGTTGCGGACCCGTCCGTGGTGCAGAGCAACGACTGGCTCCGCGCAGCTTATGAGGCGTTCGGGTTTACATCCACGACGGCGTTCCTGGCAGCGCTGGGCGTGGCCGTAGTAGTTGTGCTGGCGGTGAGCAACGCGTTCAGCGCGCTCGCGCTGTGGGGCATGCTGCGGTTCTCATGGGGGACGCATCACCGGCTATCGAACCGGCTGCTCCGGGGCTACCTAGCGCAACCGTACAGCTTCTTCGTCGAACGCAACAGTGCCGCGTTTAGCAAGACGATCCTCACCGAAGTGCAGCAAGTCATTACCGGCGTGTTGACACCGGTGCTGAACATCACAGCCCGGTCGCTCGTGGTGCTGGCACTAGTGGGGCTGCTGATCGTGCTCGACCCGATGCTGGCGCTCGTAATCGTGCTCGTGCTGGGCGGGGCCTATGGAGGACTCTACACACTCGTCAAGGCTAAGCAGCGCCAACTAGGACGTGAGCGTGTGGTTGCGAACCAAGAGCGGTTCAAGGTGACAGCGGAGGCGTTCGGAGGGATCAAGGACGTGAAGGTGCTGGGGCGGGAGGGGGCGTTTACGTCGCGCTTCGCTCCGGCCTCATGGACCTTCTCGAAAGCGGTGGCCTCGAACGCGACCCTCACCCAACTCCCACGATACCTCTTCGAGACCGTCGCGTTCGGGGGGATCGTGATGATCGTGCTCTACTACCTGCAGGCCGGGCAGGGGCTCGCGCAGATCCTTCCGACGATCAGCCTCTATGCGTTCGCGGGCTATCGGCTGTTGCCGGAGTTGCAGCAGTTGTTCAGCGGCGTAGCCTCCATCCGGTTTAACCGCGCCGCACTGGACGACCTTACAAACGACCTCGACCGGTTCGTCCCCCTTTCGATGGCCGCAGACGCTGGTGAACTCCCGTTCGAGGAGGCCATCCGGTTCGAGGACGTGACGTTCCGCTACCCAGAGGCCGACCGCCCTGCGCTGCGAAGTGTATCGCTCTCGGTTCCGCGCAATCAGACGATCGGGCTGGTAGGGGTGAGTGGCTCGGGTAAGACGACGCTAGTGGACTTGCTCTTGGGGCTCTACACGCCCGAGGTCGGGCGGATTTTCGTAGACGACACGCCGTTGATGGTTTCGAACCTGGGGGCGTGGCGACAGCAAATAGGGTATGTGCCTCAGCAGATCTTTCTCTGTGACGATTCGATCGCACAGAACATCGCTTTCGGCGTTCCTGAAGGGCAGATGGAGCTGGAGCGCGTAGAGCGGGCGGCGCGGATCGCACACCTGCACGAGTTCATCACGTCCTTGCCAGAGGGGTATGGCACCGTTGTAGGCGAACGCGGGGTGAGGCTATCGGGCGGGCAGCGCCAGCGCATTGGGATCGCCCGAGCGCTCTACCACGACCCCGAAGTGCTCGTGATGGACGAGGCTACAAGCGCGCTCGACGGTGCCACGGAGAATGCGGTGATGGAGGCGATGCGGGAGCTAGGAGGACGGAAGACCATCGTCCTCATCGCGCACCGTCTCAGCACAGTCGCGGACTGTGACCGCATCTACCTGCTTGACCAAGGCCAGGTCCGGGATCAGGGCACGTATGAAGACCTGGCGCTAAGCAGTTCAGCGTTTCGTTCGATGGCGAATCTTTCTACTGTCGGCTCGGCCTGA